The Cellulophaga sp. L1A9 genome window below encodes:
- a CDS encoding Crp/Fnr family transcriptional regulator: MKNLESYLKARVPISATAIELLYMYFTEEEVPAQTPLLASGNIERYLYFLSKGIVKGYQNIDGKIVIQHLVAEHDFFTSLESFMTQTPTTDYYETITPCTVLKITKTDFDSLQEKSSFWTDAVNSITNEHLNCKLERVKDFQILTAKERYLKFVAQNPKLALQVSIDNIASFLGIEPQSLSRIRKQIAF, translated from the coding sequence ATGAAGAATTTAGAATCTTATTTAAAAGCACGTGTTCCTATAAGCGCCACAGCTATTGAATTGCTCTATATGTACTTCACAGAAGAAGAAGTACCCGCGCAAACTCCTCTTTTAGCTTCAGGGAATATAGAACGTTACCTATACTTTCTGAGTAAAGGTATTGTAAAAGGGTATCAAAATATAGATGGTAAAATTGTTATTCAACATCTTGTTGCGGAGCATGATTTTTTTACTTCACTAGAAAGTTTTATGACTCAAACCCCTACTACAGATTACTACGAGACTATTACACCATGTACCGTATTAAAAATTACTAAGACAGACTTTGATTCTTTACAGGAAAAAAGCTCTTTTTGGACAGATGCTGTAAACAGTATTACCAATGAACATTTAAATTGCAAATTAGAACGTGTAAAAGATTTTCAAATCTTAACAGCTAAAGAACGGTATCTAAAGTTTGTTGCGCAAAATCCTAAACTGGCCTTACAGGTATCTATAGATAATATTGCTTCTTTTTTAGGAATAGAACCGCAGTCTTTGAGTAGAATCCGAAAACAAATTGCTTTCTAA
- a CDS encoding NAD-dependent epimerase/dehydratase family protein, with protein sequence MSKEISLVTGANGHLGNNLVRLLVAENHNVRASIRNLKNLSPFKGVACEVVEADITDSASLRKAFKGVTNLYAVAANFSMWAKNPKKDIYDTNVQGTRNVFDIAKECGIKNIVYISSVASLDFTTLPATVTNGYNKDRRNWYYNSKNDSDQLALALGEKYGIRTVVVLPSAMIGAEAFKLSYTNNLVLQILKGEIPVDTNVTLNWIAVKDVALGAYKAMNKGRHLERYILANETHTTLQESVAIAANLYPELKLKTLKKIPKWLLYTVAALMEWSSKLSGKEPLLQRQYVAMFYGLKQDYDLQKSRKELGFNPKHSKEALEEALRYLKNDWKPLVI encoded by the coding sequence ATGAGCAAAGAAATTTCATTAGTAACAGGAGCAAATGGTCATTTAGGCAACAACTTAGTCCGACTTTTAGTCGCAGAAAACCATAATGTACGCGCAAGCATTAGAAACCTAAAAAACTTATCCCCTTTTAAAGGAGTAGCTTGTGAAGTTGTTGAAGCAGATATCACCGACAGCGCTTCCTTGCGTAAAGCTTTTAAAGGAGTTACTAACCTTTATGCTGTAGCTGCAAATTTTAGCATGTGGGCCAAAAACCCGAAAAAAGATATCTATGACACCAACGTTCAAGGAACACGAAATGTGTTTGATATAGCCAAGGAGTGCGGCATTAAAAACATTGTATATATTAGTTCTGTAGCCTCTTTAGATTTTACAACACTGCCTGCAACGGTAACTAACGGGTATAATAAAGACCGCAGGAATTGGTATTATAATTCTAAAAATGATTCCGATCAATTAGCATTAGCTTTAGGCGAAAAGTATGGTATAAGAACTGTTGTAGTACTCCCTTCTGCAATGATTGGCGCAGAAGCTTTTAAACTAAGTTATACCAATAACCTAGTCCTTCAAATTTTAAAAGGCGAAATACCTGTAGATACCAACGTAACCCTTAATTGGATTGCTGTAAAAGATGTAGCGCTTGGAGCGTATAAAGCTATGAATAAAGGGCGCCATTTAGAACGCTATATTCTCGCCAATGAAACGCATACTACCTTGCAAGAAAGTGTAGCCATTGCAGCAAATCTGTATCCAGAATTAAAGCTTAAGACACTCAAAAAAATACCCAAATGGCTTTTATATACCGTGGCAGCTCTTATGGAATGGAGTAGTAAACTATCAGGAAAAGAGCCCTTATTACAGCGCCAGTATGTAGCTATGTTTTACGGTTTAAAACAAGATTATGACCTTCAAAAATCTAGAAAAGAATTAGGTTTTAACCCGAAACATTCAAAAGAAGCCTTAGAAGAGGCGCTGAGGTATTTAAAAAATGATTGGAAACCACTAGTAATCTAA